A single genomic interval of Bos taurus isolate L1 Dominette 01449 registration number 42190680 breed Hereford chromosome 6, ARS-UCD2.0, whole genome shotgun sequence harbors:
- the COX7B2 gene encoding cytochrome c oxidase subunit 7B2, mitochondrial → MFPLVRNALSSLRIRRIQQIRQSHSKHSPDFHDKYGDILLASGTSFCLVTWVFLVTQIGIQWGCSPVGRVTPQEWNEE, encoded by the coding sequence ATGTTTCCCTTGGTCAGAAATGCACTAAGTAGTCTCAGGATCCGAAGGATTCAACAAATTAGACAGAGTCACTCGAAACACTCACCAGATTTTCATGACAAATACGGTGATATCCTACTAGCCAGTGGAACCTCTTTCTGTCTTGTTACATGGGTATTTCTAGTCACACAGATTGGCATACAGTGGGGCTGTTCCCCTGTTGGCAGAGTCACCCCACAAGAGTGGAATGAAGAGTAG